The nucleotide window TATTGCTCAAAAATTAGCCGGGCGCTGGGAAGCGATTGATGCAGAAATGCGTCAGGGAGGCTTATTTTATATGTTCGCTATTCGATTACTGCCGATTATTCCCTATGGGATTGTCAATTTTGCTGCCGGGTTAACTTCGATTCGGTTTCGAGATTATTTAATCGGGACAACCTTAGGAACAGTGCCCGGAATACTCCCTTTTGTGATGATGGGAGCCGGTTTACAAGCGCTCAGTAGTGGGAATATTTTTCCCCTTACGGTAGCATTTACTTTAACTGGAATCCTGGTCGGGGTGGCTACTTGGTATCGTCGTCGTCGTCAATTTCCCTCTCAACTTCAGAATAAATCTAATAAAAAATAAAGTTATATTTTTTGATAAGAATTTATCCTCAAATTATTGTGCTAATATGACCCAAAATCAAGAGTAATAACAATTCGGGAAACTTTAACACCACAATCAATGGCTCAAATTGTAGGATGCGTTCCTAACCCATCAAAACCTTAACACCACAATCAATGGCTCATACCAATTCTCTATAACGCTGCATTTAATAGATCCCCCCAACCCCCCTTAACAAGGGGGGTGAATTGCATTATTAAGGAGAATTGGTATCAAATTGTAGGATGCGTTCCTAACGCATCAAAACCTGTAGGTTTAGGGTTAAAAATTGGGATGACTTAAAATTGATTTTTGTGTTATAATTGCTATTAAATAAACCCTAATTTTGGTTAAAAATATTACATTTAATCGATAAAATTATATAATTTTTTTTGTGTTTTATCCGATTAAAAATTTACCTCCAAATCAACCCTAATTAAAAAAAATTACCGATTCATTTATGCTTACCCTTTTAACCCACGAAGAAGCTTTATCCCTCATTGAGTCAGTGATTAAGCAATCTGAAGCTGAGGGCGTTTTTGTCAGTCTTGGTGCGAGTGAGTCTGCCTTAAGTCGCTTTAGTGAAAATCAGATCAGCCAAAATATTAATAAGACTAACTTCACTCTAAATATTACCAGTTATTTTGGCAAACGGAGTGCTTGTGTTTCTACGACAGAACTCGATCCGGAGGCTATCACCCAAACCTTAAGACGTTCAGAAACCCTCGCCCTTGTCGCCCCAGAAGATCCGGAATGGGTAAGTTTACTCGAACCACAAGATTATGATCCTCGTCTTCCTGCATTTGATTTAATGACGGCGGAACTTTCTCCCTTAGAACGAGGCGAAAAAGTTAAACTGATGTGTGATTTATGTCGTCAGGCAGGAGTTGAGGGATCAGGAACTCTCAGTAGTAATGTAGGGCTGCAAGCGGTGGGCAATTCCTTGGGGTTACGGGGCTATTATTGCACCACTGATGCTAATTTTAGTATAACGGCGCGAGTCAATACGGGTTCAAGTTGGTCGAGTCATTCCGCTTGGGGAATTGAACAATTACCGATCGCCACAACCACAGAAAAGGTGATTGAACGGGCGTTAGCGTCTCGTAACCCCCAGGAAATTAAACCCGGAGTCTATCCAGTGGTGTTTGATGCGGCGGCTTTTGCGGAATTATTATCATGGGTAATTTGGAATTTAGACGCTAGGGCGGCGGATGAAGGGCGATCGTTTATGTCTCGTATAGACGAAGAAGGAAAACCGGCGGGAAATCGCTTAGGAGAGGCATTATTTAGTCCTTTGGTACAGGTTAGCCGAGATCCGGGTCATCCTTTGTTACAAAGTGGGACTTTTTTTGAGGATGGGTTGAGCAATAGTTATTTAGAGATTATCAGAGATGGGATTCCTCAAAATTTATCTTATAGTCGGTATTGGGCACAGGAGCAAGGGAAGCAACCAACCGGAGGGATGTTTCCTATGGTGATGAAGGGTTCTGATCAAAGTTTATCGGATTTAATTGCCCAAACTGAGAGAGGAATTTTAGTCAGTCGCGCTTGGTATGTTAGATATGTTAATCCTCGCACTTTGGAGGTAACGGGGATGACGAGGGATGGCACTTTCTGGATAGAAGATGGAAAAATTGCTTACCCGATCAAGAATTTGCGGTTTAATCAACGCTTGCCGGAAATGTTGCGGGATGTAGACGGGTTAACGTCTATACAACGGTTTGGGAGTCGAGTTGTGCCTGGGGTTCGGGTGAAGGCGTTTAATTTTAGTAGCGTTACCGATAGTGTTTAAATTTTAGTAGGGTGGGCATTGCCCACCACAACCTTTGTTCTCGGAGTTCAATTTTGAATTATTTAACTGTGCCATGCGTGATAAAAATCGGGATAGGGGAGATTAGCGGCACATTGCCAAAGAATGTTAAAACTGTTTTCGTATAAATCAAAGTTATTTTGATAAACAGTATTTGTCAGGTTAGGTTTTAAGCGAGAGACTACTAAGGTAAGATACTTATTACCTGGCTCAATTTTCTTGAAACTATAAGTGACTTTCATCAAGGTCGATTCTTCTTGAGAGGAGTTGAAAAGTGTAATTAATCCTGAGATAGTTTCTTGATTACCTAAATCAATTTTCAAGCTCTGAGCAGTTCTTATGCGGATACATTCATCTTCACACTCAAATAGTAGTGCAATTAATCCTGCGATCGCTTCTTGATTAGTGGGGTCAATTTTCCTTAAGATCTCAACAGCCAGTTGACAACCCCATTCATATTTAGAAGAGATTAGAAATCTAATTAATGTTGAGAACACCTCTTGATTAGTGGGGTCCAATTTCCTTAAGCTGTCAGCAGCCATCAAAACAACCAATCTATTCTTACAATTTTTGAGAACTTGAATTAATGTTGAGATTGCTTTCGGATTGCCTGGGTCAATTTTGCCTAGGCTATCAGCAACTAGCCAGCAGCTATATTCATCCTCACAGGAGTTTAAAATGCCAATTAATTGTAATATAACTAAATTTTGGATTGATTGTGTTACTACTTCGTTTGCTGTTTGTGCAATTGGATCAAAATAAATTGTCCATCCCTGTTTCTCCTCATCCCAAAAACCAAACCCCCATCTAACAATCGTTTCAACAATTTCCTTAGCTTTGCTACACTCCTGAAACTGTCCAACTCCCGAAGCAGCGAGAAAAACTGCTCGATACCCATAAATATGATTACACCCATCATTAAAATTTATCAGCGCGTCAATAAACGCCTCTTTCTCTTGTGTATCAATATCCTCTCGTCCTAACCAAAATAAAATCACTTGTTTCCATTTGGGGTCAAAAATGCGGTATTCTTTGCCCTCAATGGGTTTATCCTGATGCAGACGGGGTAAAAAATAATCCCAATCGGCGATCGCTCTAGTGGCAAAATATTCCTGAAAGGTAGCATGATAGAAAGCGTAATAGTCCCCCAATTGATTTAACCAACCGATTTGAGTGGCTTTCTCAAACCATTTATCCCCTAATTCCTGAGTAACAAACTCTCTATTTAACAAAAAGCGTGATTTTTTCTCTTTTATTGCATCTAAAGCCAATTTTCCCAAAGCTTCATTTAGTTCTCGTTTTTCAGAGTGAGTAAGGAGAAAACGGTCAGGTTTCCATTTATAAAAATAGTCTCGATAGAAATCATATAATTGTGCTTGAGTATCGGGCAAAATTTCCCGATCTAGCCCAAAATAACATAACAAGGTAAGGCGAAGAGGGTTTCGGATTAGATCTCTTACAGAGGCTTTTTCCGGTTGATTTAAGGCAGTTTTTAAACGAGTTGCTAACTTCCCTCTTTCCTCGTAGGGAAGGGGGATAGGGGGGGTTAGGTCTGATTTTACTTTAAAAAACTTATCAATAAATTCATAGACTTGTTGAGGATATTCATAGTCAAGTAAGCGATAGGTTTCAAAATCAGATAAATAATTTAAGTCTCCATCCCAGAGATTAAAGCGACAGGTTACAATTACCCTTGAATTGCTTAACCATCCCCCTAATTGCTGATTAATCTTTGATAAAAGATTATTAACTGTAGTGACTTCATCTAAACCATCCAACAGTAACCAGAGATTGCCTAAATTAGTTTCAAGATAAGTTGCTAATTCTTGTTTTGCTGTTTCTCTTTTTAGAGGAGAAAAATGTCTAGTTAATAGGTCAAATATATACTCTTCAATATTGTCTAAATTTTCGGTTGTTGTTAGTTCAGATAAAGAGATCCAGATCGGAAGACCTAAATTTTCTTTTAAGACATAATCAGAAATTTTTTGGAGCAGGGTGGTTTTTCCTGCGCCTGGTTCTCCAATAATAGCAATGCGTTTTGCCTTTCTTTTGTCTAAAAATTCGCTAAAAAATTGCTGCTGAGAATAGATTCTTTCAGGTTCTTTTGGTCGATATATCTTACTTCCTTGTTGGGAATTATCCACAGGTTCAGGGTTTTCGCGTTTTTTGCGGTGAACTAAACCAAGCTCAATATAAACATCCGGATATTCTTTTTTTGCCTTTTCATTATCATGTAATAGGGGATTAGTGGTAAGACGTTTTTGCTGTTGTAGAATTTTCTCACAAATCTCGTGCCAGTTTATTTTTGTTTCGGGGGTTTCAGTCGGAGTAGTTGAGGAGGACGGTTGTTGATTAATTTGGCTGATCCATTCTTGATATTTTTTCTTCAAGTGTTCGATGAGATACTTATATTTATTATTTTTTGGAAATTCACAGTCTTTTTTAAATTTTTCATAAATTGCCGTCAGTCTTTTTTTTCTGTCATCTTCTGTAATCTGTAATTTTTTATCTATTTCTTCTCTAGGGCTGTTAAATTTATTTTGCTCAAAATCAATATTATCCTTTTTAAAAAATTTTTGAAAGCATTTAGATTGCTCTGGGGTAAATTTCTTTTCAGTTGCTTTAATTTTTATAAAATTATCCCACTCTATCCAAGTTTCCATTATTTTACATTTTAAAAAAATTACTTTATTTTATTTATAATAAGAAGCTTAACCTAAAAAGAAGTTGTTTGTCAATTTAAAACTTAAATAAATTTTAAAAAATTAATTTTATCAATTAAATTGATGAAGGTAGAAAAAATTTTCCACCTGCTCCACTAAGAGGTAGAAAAAAATAGGGCTTATCTCTTTATTCTCGACTTGATAAAGTGAAGCTATCAAATAATTTTTAAGGAGGATAACTGCTATGTGTTTAAGTAAGGTGTTGGGTTTCCTTACGTCAACCCAACCTACAAAATCTGTTAATCAAGCCGGAAAAAATAAATTTGATAAAAAAATGACTCTAAAAATATTGTGTCAAATAGCTATAGTAATTAACTGTATAATTAATTCCGTTAACTTAGGGCTGAAAATTTATCAATACTCTCATCAGCCTAATTCTCTAACTAATACACACTCTTTCAAGTAAACCATAGCTTAATCCTCTCTAAAATTTGTAAAGTAGGGGATTAAGTATGTTAAATTTTTAAAATAGATTTATTTATCAATGTTTATCTGTTATGGGATGCCGATAAATCTCATAAACATTAAATCCGAGCAATGAACCGAAAACCCCAAAACCTGCTACTAATTATAATTAGCTCTCTTTTATTTTTAACTCTAGACAATATCAATCTAATAGGACAAGCAAATATGACTAACCCTAATTCAAATCCCATGCCTTTAATTGTCGATGATGATGGGAGTCAAGATGGGATGACTGCTTTAGTTTATCTCCTGCAAAATCCTAAATTTGAGGTTAAAGCGATTACTATTTCTCAAGGTATTGCTTATCCTAAAATTTTTGGGACTAATCTGATGAGAATGTTAGCCAGATTAGGAAAAACCGGTATTCCTGTAGGGGTAGGAAGTGAAACTCCTTTAGAGGGAAATAACTCTTTTCCTGAACAATTTCGGGAGGAGTCAAATAGTTTTTGGTCGCCTTTTGTTTCTTTACCAAATCAAGCACTAGAAACGCTTGATAGTCGGGATGCCGCTACTCTTATAATTGATACGATTCAACAATCTCCAAAACCCGTCACTATTTTAGCCACTGGTTCTTTAACAAACATCGCAGAAGCTCTACGACAAGAGCCTACTATTATTAATAATATTGCCAGTCTTCATATTATGGGAGGTGCTGTTTTTGTTCCAGGGAATCTCAGAGAACATCTTGATCCGATGATTAAACAAAATCAAGTGGCTGAGTTTAATATCTGGGTTGATCCAATAGCAGCACAAGAAGTTTTTAAGGCAGCATCCGCAGGGTTAAAAATAATTTTAACTACTTTAGATGCTACTAATCAAGTTGGTTTTAGTCGAGGGGATCAACAAGCTTGGAAAGCAACCGGTACACCAGAGGGAATTATCGCTTCAGAATTTTTAGATTTTGCTCTGAGTGTAATTTCAGGCAATGATCCTTTAATTCCTAATCCAGTTTGGGATTTAGTCGCTGCTATTAATTTGAGTGAGCCATCTTTTTGTAATCCCGTTCCTTTACATATTCAAGTAGACACGATGGGAAAACCGAATACAACACAAGGCCAAACCGTTGTCATTGAAAATCAACCCCCAAACACCTATGTTTGCCTAAATCCTAGTTTTAATAATCTGAAATTTGGCACTAATGAGATTTTTACCAATGAATAATTGATATTTATTATTAATTTTTTAACTCAAGTAATTGAAGGGAGAAGAGGTCAGAGGATAGAGGAGATTTATCTCAACTAAATCTATATTTTTAATCCAAATATAGCAGTCAAAGGGAAGGTTAGGTTAGGACATTGTTAAAGCTTGAAACTTTGTTGTAGCCAACTTTTGCCTTTTACCTTGCGCGTAGCGCGATAGCTCCCCTTAGTCTGAGCTTAAAATTTATCATTCTTGAGCGACAAGGATGACTGTAATATTATCAGAACCTCCTCCCTCTTTAGCCGACTTAATTAGTTGTTTAGCGATATCTTTATCAGATTTTTTGGAATTGAGAATCTCAGCAATTAAGTCATCTGAGACTTCTTCAGTCAATCCATCACTACATAACAATAACCAATCACCGGTTTGGACTTCTAGAGGATAAACATCCACCTGTCGTAGATCTTTTCTGCCTAAACATTGAAAAAGAACGTGCCGCCAAGGATGAACTTTAGCTTGATCGGGTTTAATATCCCCCATTTTCAAAGCTCTGGCTACCCAGGTATGATCTTCAGTAATTTGTCTTAACTGAGAATCTCGGAACAGATAAAGACGAGAATCACCAATATGAGCATACCAACTCTCATCTTTTCGGAAAGCTACGACTACCGCCGTTGTCCCCATATCTGCTCGTTCAGGATGATCCGATTGATCTTCTAAAATTCCTTTGTTGGCTTGTTGTAATGCCTCTTGTAGAAGTTCCTCGGAAGGAGTATCGCTATCCCAATGGTCTTCTAAATGAGTTTGGATTCGTTTGGTCGCAATTTGGCTGGCTTCTTGTCCACCGGCGTGTCCTCCCATGCCATCGGCTACGATGAAAAAACGCCCCTCAGGATCAATATAATAACTATCCTGATTGACCGAGCGGATCAATCCGGGATCTGTAAGTCCTGTAGAGCGACGATTCTTCATTTGTATGCTAGTATCCACCACTTTACTATTGGTTAAGGGTTAGAACATTCGATCTAAGCGATCGAGTTGTCTGAGTAGGCGAAAGAGTGCCCATGCAGGAAAGATTGCCACTAACAGAACAACTACTGCTATTTTCACATATCCGTTGACAAAAAGCAGAGTCGCCGAGATCATTAATGAGCATATAAATAAAGTATAATTAGTTCCGAGTTGAATTGCACCTAGACGACGTAAAGTTCGTTCCGATTCAAGGGAGCGTACCCGCACTCGAATATCCCCTCGTTCTAGTTTCTCTAGGGTATCCTCAATCCGTCGAGGCAATCCCAAAGCGGTGTTACTCACTTGGGCGGCTTGTCTTCCCAATTCGTCTAAGATGGTGCTGCTGTAGTTTCCGACATCGTTACTCATAAGCTGCATGGCAAAAGGTTGTGCCACCTCCATGAAGTTAAATTCTGGGTCTAATCCTTTTCCTACTCCTTCTAAGGTAGAAAAAGCTCGCATCACAAAGGTAAAGGTTGCTGGAAAACGAAACGGTTGATCGTAGGCAATTTCATAAAGATCTTCGCTGATAGCTGTAACAGATTGCTCCTCAAAGGGTTTATCCATTAAGTTATCGAGGATATACTGAATTGAACGCCGTACTGGCCCCATATCGTTAGTGGGAGCTAAAGCGCCCAAAGCAATGAGAGAATTGACGACACGATCGGCATCTTTTTGAGCAATTCCGAAGAGGGTTTCCATTAAATCCGCCCGAATATTGCTGGTAATTTTCCCCATCATCCCGAAGTCGTAGAAGATTAAAGAGCCATCGGGACTGAC belongs to Gloeothece citriformis PCC 7424 and includes:
- a CDS encoding TVP38/TMEM64 family protein; this translates as MLKAKRNIILLLLICIVVTAIGIYFLGALKPEQIQLWLTKMGIWAPIIYIILYTIGTILILPSTPLNLSGGALFGVGWGTLWTTVAALVAAVVSFGFTRTIGRNYIAQKLAGRWEAIDAEMRQGGLFYMFAIRLLPIIPYGIVNFAAGLTSIRFRDYLIGTTLGTVPGILPFVMMGAGLQALSSGNIFPLTVAFTLTGILVGVATWYRRRRQFPSQLQNKSNKK
- a CDS encoding TldD/PmbA family protein, encoding MLTLLTHEEALSLIESVIKQSEAEGVFVSLGASESALSRFSENQISQNINKTNFTLNITSYFGKRSACVSTTELDPEAITQTLRRSETLALVAPEDPEWVSLLEPQDYDPRLPAFDLMTAELSPLERGEKVKLMCDLCRQAGVEGSGTLSSNVGLQAVGNSLGLRGYYCTTDANFSITARVNTGSSWSSHSAWGIEQLPIATTTEKVIERALASRNPQEIKPGVYPVVFDAAAFAELLSWVIWNLDARAADEGRSFMSRIDEEGKPAGNRLGEALFSPLVQVSRDPGHPLLQSGTFFEDGLSNSYLEIIRDGIPQNLSYSRYWAQEQGKQPTGGMFPMVMKGSDQSLSDLIAQTERGILVSRAWYVRYVNPRTLEVTGMTRDGTFWIEDGKIAYPIKNLRFNQRLPEMLRDVDGLTSIQRFGSRVVPGVRVKAFNFSSVTDSV
- a CDS encoding NACHT domain-containing protein, whose translation is METWIEWDNFIKIKATEKKFTPEQSKCFQKFFKKDNIDFEQNKFNSPREEIDKKLQITEDDRKKRLTAIYEKFKKDCEFPKNNKYKYLIEHLKKKYQEWISQINQQPSSSTTPTETPETKINWHEICEKILQQQKRLTTNPLLHDNEKAKKEYPDVYIELGLVHRKKRENPEPVDNSQQGSKIYRPKEPERIYSQQQFFSEFLDKRKAKRIAIIGEPGAGKTTLLQKISDYVLKENLGLPIWISLSELTTTENLDNIEEYIFDLLTRHFSPLKRETAKQELATYLETNLGNLWLLLDGLDEVTTVNNLLSKINQQLGGWLSNSRVIVTCRFNLWDGDLNYLSDFETYRLLDYEYPQQVYEFIDKFFKVKSDLTPPIPLPYEERGKLATRLKTALNQPEKASVRDLIRNPLRLTLLCYFGLDREILPDTQAQLYDFYRDYFYKWKPDRFLLTHSEKRELNEALGKLALDAIKEKKSRFLLNREFVTQELGDKWFEKATQIGWLNQLGDYYAFYHATFQEYFATRAIADWDYFLPRLHQDKPIEGKEYRIFDPKWKQVILFWLGREDIDTQEKEAFIDALINFNDGCNHIYGYRAVFLAASGVGQFQECSKAKEIVETIVRWGFGFWDEEKQGWTIYFDPIAQTANEVVTQSIQNLVILQLIGILNSCEDEYSCWLVADSLGKIDPGNPKAISTLIQVLKNCKNRLVVLMAADSLRKLDPTNQEVFSTLIRFLISSKYEWGCQLAVEILRKIDPTNQEAIAGLIALLFECEDECIRIRTAQSLKIDLGNQETISGLITLFNSSQEESTLMKVTYSFKKIEPGNKYLTLVVSRLKPNLTNTVYQNNFDLYENSFNILWQCAANLPYPDFYHAWHS
- a CDS encoding nucleoside hydrolase, translated to MTNPNSNPMPLIVDDDGSQDGMTALVYLLQNPKFEVKAITISQGIAYPKIFGTNLMRMLARLGKTGIPVGVGSETPLEGNNSFPEQFREESNSFWSPFVSLPNQALETLDSRDAATLIIDTIQQSPKPVTILATGSLTNIAEALRQEPTIINNIASLHIMGGAVFVPGNLREHLDPMIKQNQVAEFNIWVDPIAAQEVFKAASAGLKIILTTLDATNQVGFSRGDQQAWKATGTPEGIIASEFLDFALSVISGNDPLIPNPVWDLVAAINLSEPSFCNPVPLHIQVDTMGKPNTTQGQTVVIENQPPNTYVCLNPSFNNLKFGTNEIFTNE
- a CDS encoding Stp1/IreP family PP2C-type Ser/Thr phosphatase, which translates into the protein MKNRRSTGLTDPGLIRSVNQDSYYIDPEGRFFIVADGMGGHAGGQEASQIATKRIQTHLEDHWDSDTPSEELLQEALQQANKGILEDQSDHPERADMGTTAVVVAFRKDESWYAHIGDSRLYLFRDSQLRQITEDHTWVARALKMGDIKPDQAKVHPWRHVLFQCLGRKDLRQVDVYPLEVQTGDWLLLCSDGLTEEVSDDLIAEILNSKKSDKDIAKQLIKSAKEGGGSDNITVILVAQE